From a region of the Primulina eburnea isolate SZY01 chromosome 7, ASM2296580v1, whole genome shotgun sequence genome:
- the LOC140835665 gene encoding protein FAR1-RELATED SEQUENCE 5-like, translating to MDQYSGDEQSYIPQVGDDQKPQIGMRFDSLEDAFSFYNQYARESGFSARMSNSKKSKKTNEIVWKKFVCFKEGHTDDIRWSKQTKKDQPRKERARGETRTGCLSKISVVKEQTGPGWVVSTFVESHNHSLSTPSKVHLLRSHRGISASKKMLSQQFAEANVPTCQQMRLFEIESGGPEHVGFIERDIRNYEQSVRDEHKGIDAETLVDFFESEKEKNSLFFFDYETDSDNRFTRCFWTDHVSRRAYTAFGDVVVFDTTYNTNKYGMIFAPFVGVNHHHQTILFGCGLLSDEKTDSFVWLLNKFLEAMCQGAPNLIITDQDPALTKAISQVFPRTTHRYCLWHILNKFSEKLNPMTFRDHYESIRNAILHSSTDEEFESSWEAAMSNANLEQHDWLSLMFDLRHKWVPAYFNHVFSADMSSTPAPKTQ from the exons ATGGATCAATATAGTGGAGATGAACAATCGTACATCCCCCAAGTCGGTGATGATCAGAAACCCCAGATTGGTATGAGATTTGATTCGttagaggatgcattctcattCTACAACCAATATGCCCGAGAATCCGGTTTTAGCGCGAGAATGAGTAATAGCAAGAAAAgtaagaaaacaaacgaaattgTATGGAAGAAATTTGTATGCTTTAAAGAAGGGCATACAGATGATATTCGATGGAGCAAACAGACAAAAAAAGATCAACCAAGAAAAGAAAGAGCCCGTGGTGAGACTAGAACCGGATGTTTGTCCAAGATTTCAGTTGTCAAGGAACAAACAGGTCCGGGTTGGGTTGTCAGTACTTTCGTTGAAAGTCATAATCATTCATTATCGACTCCGTCGAAGGTGCATTTGTTACGCTCGCATCGCGGTATTTCTGCATCAAAAAAAATGTTGAGTCAACAATTTGCAGAAGCCAATGTGCCAACTTGTCAACAAATGAGATTATTTGAGATAGAGTCTGGTGGGCCTGAACATGTAGGTTTCATAGAAAGAGATATCAGAAACTACGAGCAAAGTGTTAGGGATGAGCATAAGGGTATTGATGCAGAAACATTGGTCGATTTCTTCGAATCTGAGAAAGAGAAGAATTCATTGTTCTTTTTTGATTATGAGACTGACTCGGACAACAGATTTACCAGGTGTTTTTGGACTGATCATGTGTCAAGAAGGGCATACACTGCTTTTGGTGACGTGGTTGTGTTTGATACTACATACAACACCAACAAATATGGGATGATTTTCGCACCATTTGTAGGagttaatcatcatcatcagaccaTTCTTTTTGGTTGTGGATTGTTGAGTGACGAAAAAACAGATTCTTTTGTTTGGTTGCTTAATAAATTCCTAGAAGCCATGTGTCAAGGTGCCCCAAACTTGATTATCACTGACCAAGATCCGGCTCTGACGAAAGCCATATCACAAGTTTTTCCTCGAACAACACATCGATATTGTTTGTGGCATATACTGAACAAATTCTCTGAGAAATTAAACCCAATGACTTTCCGTGATCACTACGAAAGCATAAGGAATGCCATTCTACATTCCTCCACAGATGAGGAATTTGAGAGTTCCTGGGAAGCTGCTATGTCTAATGCTAACTTGGAACAACATGATTGGCTGTCGTTGATGTTTGATTTGCGACATAAATGGGTGCcagcatattttaatcatgtatTTTCTGCGGATATGTCAA GCACTCCGGCACCAAAGACACAATGA
- the LOC140836107 gene encoding protein FAR1-RELATED SEQUENCE 3-like encodes MESQMVTVYTKKKWLEFLEEMSQSHGYYVQTESVGNEFGIYKVMNFQASSSSKPRVLTHVIQGDDILCSCMKFQFEGIPCRHMLAFFRINQVFHLPDKYILKRWTQAAKNVEFFPTDEPNVVEAPERCLMSRHLRLSYKASALVDIASLTVEGTNFLNAQFDYIGNKMKDLNMTTTVSGGSQCRRATDRAVDIVDPQKIRTKGCGKRLKSSKEKATTQGRKCRGCGRRGVQHDKRNCPNLQDGSTINNKNEEESSDDEDFGSIDGSNNWI; translated from the exons ATGGAATCTCAGATGGTGACGGTTTACACGAAAAAGAAATGGTTGGAGTTTCTAGAAGAAATGAGTCAGAGTCATGGTTATTACGTGCAAACAGAATCTGTGGGAAATGAGTTTGGGATTTACAAGGTAATGAATTTTCAagcttcttcttcttcgaaacCAAGAGTGCTTACACATGTCATACAAGGGGATGATATATTGTGCAGTTGTATGAAATTTCAGTTTGAGGGCATTCCATGCAGGCATATGTTAGCATTTTTTCGTATAAACCAAGTCTTTCATTTGCCTGATAAATATATACTGAAACGTTGGACGCAAGCAGCAAAGAATGTAGAATTTTTTCCTACAGATGAGCCAAATGTGGTTGAAGCTCCAGAAAGATGTTTGATGTCAAGACATTTGAGGTTATCCTATAAAGCTTCTGCATTAGTTGATATTGCATCATTGACTGTTGAGGGAACAAATTTCTTGAATGCACAGTTTGATTATATTGGCAACAAAATGAAAGATTTGAATATGACTACAACAGTAAGCGGTGGAAGTCAATGTAGAAGAGCCACAGATAGGGCTGTTGATATCGTTGATCCTCAAAAAATTAGAACAAAGGGATGTGGGAAGAGATTAAAGTCATCAAAGGAGAAGGCAACCACACAGGGAAGAAAATGTCGTGGGTGTGGACGCCGAGGTGTGCAGCATGACAAGCGTAACTGTCCAAATTTGCAAGACGG GTCaactattaataataaaaacgaAGAAGAAAGCTCAGATGACGAAGATTTTGGATCGATAGATG GTTCTAACAACTGGATTTGA
- the LOC140837136 gene encoding polygalacturonase-1 non-catalytic subunit beta-like, which translates to MHSRFLLFFSATIFYVVFSGSGDDSGENPFTPKGYLIRYWKKEISTDLPMPAFLLDKASPLATVDFAGFSRLADQRALSFQLPDFCSKANLLCFSDLSPSLEKHDSNANFAVYLNKNFTNYGDGRLGGVDSFKNYSDGDNLPVDSFRRYSRDSTGHGDKFSSYATDANVVDQSFNTYGTAATGGAGDFSNYNNQVNVPNLRFTSYSDDSNGRKQSFTAYTDEANSGDQKFTSYGKNGNGAANDFASYGKDSNVMGSTFTNYGENGNAANDTFTSYGTNTNVPENTFKNYGTQGNAATESFKNYRDQSNVGDDNFQSYGKNSNAAKVDFENYGKSFNEGTDKFSGYGNAAVGQAVDFKIYGPNNTFKDYAKKGVTFTGLSNESSAMGASLVATGEKVNKWVVEPGKFFREKMLKSGNVMPMPDIRDKMPKRSFLPRVIVSKLPFSTSKVDELKKIFHAEDDNSTMSKMLTDSLSECERPPSPGETKRCVTSIEDMIDFATSMLGRNIMVRTTENTKGSKGDIMIGKVSGINSGKVTKSVSCHQSLFPYSLYYCHSVPKVRVYEADILDPKLKATINHGVAICHIDTSSWSPGHGAFISLGSGPGKIEVCHWIFENDLTWAVAD; encoded by the exons ATGCACTCCAGATTCTTGCTCTTCTTCTCTGCAACGATTTTCTAC GTGGTATTCTCCGGCTCCGGAGATGATTCCGGCGAGAACCCGTTTACGCCGAAGGGGTATTTGATCCGTTACTGGAAGAAGGAGATATCCACCGATTTGCCGATGCCGGCGTTCTTGCTCGACAAAGCTTCGCCGTTAGCCACGGTGGATTTTGCAGGTTTCTCGAGGCTCGCCGATCAGCGGGCGTTATCTTTTCAACTTCCCGATTTCTGCAGCAAAGCTAACCTCCTCTGTTTCTCCGATTTGTCGCCGAGTCTCGAGAAGCACGACAGCAACGCGAATTTCGCTGTGTACCTGAACAAGAACTTCACCAACTATGGGGACGGCCGGCTCGGCGGGGTGGATTCTTTCAAGAACTATTCCGACGGGGACAATCTCCCGGTGGACTCGTTCCGCCGCTACAGCCGCGACTCCACCGGCCATGGAGATAAATTCTCCAGCTACGCCACGGATGCCAATGTGGTTGACCAGAGCTTCAACACCTACGGCACCGCCGCAACCGGAGGAGCAGGGGATTTCAGTAACTACAACAATCAGGTGAACGTGCCAAATCTCCGTTTCACTTCGTATTCAGACGACAGCAATGGCCGGAAGCAATCCTTCACCGCATACACCGATGAAGCCAATTCTGGCGACCAGAAATTCACCAGCTACGGCAAAAACGGCAACGGCGCCGCCAATGATTTCGCCAGCTACGGCAAGGATTCCAATGTAATGGGCTCGACTTTCACCAACTATGGCGAGAATGGGAATGCCGCAAATGACACATTCACTTCCTATGGGACAAACACCAATGTACCTGAAAATACTTTCAAGAATTACGGCACTCAAGGGAATGCAGCAACTGAAAGTTTCAAGAATTACAGAGACCAATCCAACGTGGGAGACGACAATTTCCAATCATACGGCAAGAATTCCAATGCCGCGAAGGTGGATTTTGAGAACTACGGGAAATCCTTCAATGAGGGGACAGATAAATTCAGCGGCTATGGCAATGCTGCTGTAGGCCAAGCAGTCGACTTCAAGATTTATGGACCGAACAACACTTTCAAAGATTACGCGAAAAAGGGTGTCACCTTTACGGGGCTGTCCAACGAAAGCTCGGCTATGGGGGCCTCTTTGGTAGCCACGGGCGAAAAGGTTAACAAATGGGTGGTGGAGCCAGGCAAATTCTTCCGGGAGAAGATGTTGAAAAGTGGCAATGTGATGCCTATGCCTGATATCCGTGACAAAATGCCTAAGAGGTCGTTTTTACCGAGAGTGATCGTGTCGAAATTACCCTTCTCGACGTCCAAAGTCGACGAATTGAAAAAGATTTTCCACGCCGAAGATGACAACTCTACCATGTCAAAAATGTTGACAGATTCATTAAGCGAGTGCGAGAGACCACCTAGCCCGGGGGAGACAAAGCGTTGTGTGACCTCGATCGAAGATATGATCGACTTCGCAACATCCATGCTGGGGCGTAACATCATGGTTCGGACCACGGAGAACACTAAAGGGTCGAAAGGCGACATCATGATCGGTAAGGTCAGCGGAATCAACTCAGGGAAAGTCACTAAATCGGTGTCTTGCCACCAGAGCTTGTTTCCCTACTCGCTCTACTATTGTCACTCGGTCCCGAAAGTTCGAGTCTACGAAGCCGACATTCTCGACCCCAAGTTGAAGGCAACCATAAATCACGGTGTCGCCATATGCCATATCGATACGTCTTCTTGGAGCCCTGGCCATGGAGCCTTCATTTCTTTAGGTTCAGGTCCAGGAAAGATCGAGGTTTGCCACTGGATCTTTGAGAACGACTTGACTTGGGCAGTCGCAGATTGA